TGGCCGGGGGCGGGTCGCCGGCGAGCGGCCTGCCGGCTCTCCTGGGCGGCGGCCCGGTGCGCCAGACCACCCACGACGAGGTGGCCCTGGCGGGCAAGGGCTTCACCCCCGAGGTGGAGGCCGGTTTCCGGCAGAAAAACCCGGGTCTCAATTACGCCCAGGTGGATGAGGTGGAGCGCCTCCAGGTGGATCCCGCCAAGCTGCAAGCCTTTTTGCAGGAAGGAGGGCTCAACTGATGCGGCGGTTCATCCCTGTCCTGACCCTGGCCGTGGGCCTGCCCCTGATGGTGGGCTTCAACATTCCCTCCCTGCCTCTGCCCAGCCCGCCTCTGCCCTCCCAGGCCCAGAAGGCGGCGGAGGTGGTGACCAAGACCGGCACCAAGGCGGTGCAGGCTTCCAGATCTCTGAGCGACGCCGAGGAGTATTACCTGGGGCGGGCGGTGGCGGCCCGGCTCTTGGCCCGCTACCCCCTCTACCGGAACCCGGAGGCCACCTTGTATGTCAACCAGGTGGGGCTGGCGGTGGCCCGGAAATCCTCCCGGCCCACCACTTACCGAGGCTACCACTTCGCCATCCTGGACAGCCAGGAGCCCAATGCCTTTGCCTGCCCCGGGGGCCTCATCCTGGTGACCCGGGGGCTCATCCGCATGTGCGCCACGGAGGATGAGCTGGCCGCGGTGCTGGCCCACGAGGTGGCCCATGTGGCCCGCAAGGACGGCGTCAACTCCATCAGCCAGGCCCGCTGGAGCGAAGTGCTGACCACTGCCGGGGCCGAGGCGGCCCGGCAATACGGCGGCGGCGTGGCCGGGGCGGTGCTCAACCTCTTTGAGGGCGCGGTGGAGGATGTCTTCCGCACCTTGGTGGTCACCGGCTACAGCCGCCAGGCCGAGGAGGCGGCGGATAAGGAGGCGGTGTCCATGCTGAGCCGCGCCGGCTATCAGCCCCAAGCCTTGGCGGCGGTGCTGGGGAAGATCTCCGGCACCAGCGGCGGCATGTTCCGCACCCACCCCCCCAGCAGCGAGCGGTTGGCCCGGGTCAAGACCCTCGCCCGGGAAAGCTCCCCGGGCCCCAAGGACAAGGTGCGGGCGGAGCGGTTCCAGCGGGTGAAATTTTAGAGGAAAAATTTCCGCCCCACAGGTTATAGAGCGCCAAACCCCTTGCATCAAGCCGAGGGCGGTCACATTTTTTAAGTAAATTACGCCTGAGGCACCAGTTTCCTGAGGGGAGGGCGACGGATTCGGCCTTTTCCCCCTCCCCTCACACTCCCTGCCCAGCCCCTCTGGCGGGGCTGGGGGTAGGGGTGAGGGTCACGACTCCTGTCTTTATGCAAAGCTGATTGGCCCCGGTCACAACTAGTTGCGGAAAGGAGGCGGGTTATGGTGGAGACGACCGCAGGCCGCGATCTATACGGCCCTATTTTCTGTCATCTGGAAGGAATGGTGGCCGCCGCCCGGAATGCCTTCAACCGGCACAGTCGCCCGGACCTGGAATCCCTCAAGGTCCTGGCGGAAAAAGCCGGCGGGGAGATCAACCGCGCTCTCCAGAGCCTGGCCGCCGCCGGCCCCGGCACATCCCCGGAAGAACGGACCCGCATTGTCCAATGCCAGAGCATCCTGGCCCATGTGCAGATCATCGCCGACAACCTGGCGGGCCTGGCCGGGCCCTTGCAGAAGAAAATTGCTGAGGGCATCCTGTTTTCCGACAAGGGGGTGGCCCAGACCAACCAGATCTTCGACCGCCTGGCGGGGATCCTGCGCTCTCTGCTGGATACCCTCAAAACCGGCAACGAAGTGCTGAAGCGTTACGTGGTGGAAGAAAGCCACCAGCTTTCCCAACACTGCAACGATTTCGCCACCGAGCATGAGGCAAGGCTGGTGGAGGGTCTGTGCCTGCCCCAGGCGGCGCCCATCTTCCTGGCCATCCTGGACCGGGCCCGCACCATTGCCCGGCATGCCCTGGATATCGCCCAGATGCGGCCGCCCAAAGCCTAAGGGTGCTCAGTCGACCGGTGTGGTGACGGAGGGCCGGCTAAAGCCGGCCTTTCCGCGTGGAATAGGCGCCTCACTGGGAGCCGACAGTTATCACAGGGCAAATTTCAGGAGATAGTCCCGCAGGTCAAATTTGCGGGCCAGACTCTGCCGGCTCATGTAGCGGATTTTGCCGAAGATGGGCCGCTCGGCAAAGGCCCGGTCGTGGACCCCGCCGATGCTCCAGGCAATGCCCACATAGCCGTTGGGGTCCCGGCCGTCCAGCTCGTAACGGTCGTTCAGATAGATGGCGGACATAAGCGCCGTTTCCGGGTCCGGGCTCCATTCCAGGATCTTCTTGGCCCAATACATGCGCAGGTAGCCGTGCATCTTGCCGGTGAGCACCATCTCCCGCTGGGCGGCGTTCCACAGCTCATCGTGAGTGCGGGCCGCCTCCAGCTCCTCCAGGGAATAGAGATACTCTCTGGGATCGGCGCGGTGCTCGTCCAGAGTCTTTCTGGCCCACTCCGGGAAGCCGGCCACCTGGTCATACTGCGGCTGGTAGTAACAGAAATTGTCCGACAGTTCCCGGCGGACGATGAGCTCTTCCAGAAAGGCCTCCTTGGCTTCCGGCGGCACCTCGGCCTGGAAGACCTCCCAGGCGGCCCGCTGGGGGGCTAACTGGCCGAAGTGCAGATACGGCGACAGGCCGGATTGCCCGTTTCGGGCGGGGTCATTGCGGTCCTGGGGATAGCGGCTCAGCCGCCGGGCAATGAATTCCGCCAAGGTCTGCCGGGCCGCCGCCTCCCCGGGGAGGGGCCGGGGGACTTCCTCCACGGTGCGGTCCACGGGCAGGCCGGCCAGCACCTCCTCCACCGGCGGCCAAGCCGGGACCTCCCCGATGCGGTGGGGGTGGGGCTGGAATTCCGGGAAGTCGGTAAGAAATTCCGGCAGGAGCCGGCGCACCTTGGGCCGGAAGGAGTAGGCGGCCCACTCCTGTTTGTCGGAGGCCAGCCAGCAGGGGATGAGGTTGTGGGCATCCACCTCCAGGACCGGCAGGTCCAACCGGGCCAGCACCCCGGCCTTCCACTCCCGCTTGATTCGCAGAGGATCAAAGTCGCTGACCAGGACCCGGGCCCGTAACTTGGCAACGAGGCGAGGGATTTCCTCCTCCGGGCGGCCTTGAAGCAAGAGCAGGGGGATATGATGCTGGGCCAGGGTGTGGGTGGTCTCGGCGAGCCCCCGGAGCATGAAGGCGTATTGCCGCAGGGTGGCCCCCAAAAACGCCGGCACCAGGCAGAAGACCGCCACCAGCGGGCGGGTGGCCTCCAGGGCCAGGTCCTGGGCGTGGAGCAGGGCCCAGTTGTCCCGGGCCCGCTGCTCCCGGCTGAGCCAATAGACCACGGGCCCCGGGCCTGCGGGGCCGTCCTTGAGCCGCCGGACCCGGCGGGGGTGGACACGGACCGACATGAAAGACTCCTGCAAGGATTATTTGCACATAATTTTTTATAGCCAAAGCACGGCAGCCGAATTATCTGTATAATAAAAGCTACTGAGGCACCGGACGGCACCGCTCCCCGGAAACCTGCGCCAGGGACTTGCCCACAGCCGTGCTTCCCGGCACGGAAGCTGCCCGAGGGGGGGTGGATGAAGGCCCGCCCTCCTTTTTCCGCTCAGGGAGTGGGATAAGAAGGGCTTTCGGGCAATTGCCTGCCGGGTGGCAAGGTTCTGGAAACTATCTTATCAGAGAAGGCCTTGGCGATGACAGGAAATCCCCTCCCGCAGGCCAGCGGTTCCCGGGTGCGCCAGCGCCTGGAGATCTCCGGGCTGGTGCAGGGGGTGGGCTTCCGGCCCTTCGTCTACCGGCTGGCCCGGGAAGGTGGGCTGACGGGCTGGGTGCGCAACACCTCCCGGGGGGTGGAGCTGGAGGTGGAGGGGGCGCCCACGGCAGTGGAGGGCTTTGTGGCCCGGCTGCTGGCCGAGACGCCTCCCCTGGCCCGCCTGGAGGCCATCCGCCGGTCAGGGGTGCCCCTGGAGTGGGACCACGCCTTTGTCATCCGGGAGAGCGCCGAGGGGGAGGGCACCGAACCGGTGATCCCGCCCGATGTGGGCCTGTGTGCCGACTGCGCCCGGGAGATCCGGGACCCGGCCGACCGGCGCTTTCGC
The nucleotide sequence above comes from Desulfobaccales bacterium. Encoded proteins:
- a CDS encoding M48 family metalloprotease — encoded protein: MRRFIPVLTLAVGLPLMVGFNIPSLPLPSPPLPSQAQKAAEVVTKTGTKAVQASRSLSDAEEYYLGRAVAARLLARYPLYRNPEATLYVNQVGLAVARKSSRPTTYRGYHFAILDSQEPNAFACPGGLILVTRGLIRMCATEDELAAVLAHEVAHVARKDGVNSISQARWSEVLTTAGAEAARQYGGGVAGAVLNLFEGAVEDVFRTLVVTGYSRQAEEAADKEAVSMLSRAGYQPQALAAVLGKISGTSGGMFRTHPPSSERLARVKTLARESSPGPKDKVRAERFQRVKF
- a CDS encoding deoxyribodipyrimidine photo-lyase produces the protein MSVRVHPRRVRRLKDGPAGPGPVVYWLSREQRARDNWALLHAQDLALEATRPLVAVFCLVPAFLGATLRQYAFMLRGLAETTHTLAQHHIPLLLLQGRPEEEIPRLVAKLRARVLVSDFDPLRIKREWKAGVLARLDLPVLEVDAHNLIPCWLASDKQEWAAYSFRPKVRRLLPEFLTDFPEFQPHPHRIGEVPAWPPVEEVLAGLPVDRTVEEVPRPLPGEAAARQTLAEFIARRLSRYPQDRNDPARNGQSGLSPYLHFGQLAPQRAAWEVFQAEVPPEAKEAFLEELIVRRELSDNFCYYQPQYDQVAGFPEWARKTLDEHRADPREYLYSLEELEAARTHDELWNAAQREMVLTGKMHGYLRMYWAKKILEWSPDPETALMSAIYLNDRYELDGRDPNGYVGIAWSIGGVHDRAFAERPIFGKIRYMSRQSLARKFDLRDYLLKFAL